A section of the Streptomyces sp. NBC_00178 genome encodes:
- a CDS encoding DUF4232 domain-containing protein produces the protein MTENPVSSPPATPPATPTATTASPTESKPASTTSPSGGAGTPERCAAGDLKPRLGSADVGAGNIRFDLELINEGDAPCSLQGFPGVSLLRGDGSTIGVPATREGAQGTLVKLAPGKSAHATLHTLNKGIKGPDCWPAPTLLKVFPPGLKDSLTLRSSTPVVCGDTFTVTALRAE, from the coding sequence GTGACCGAGAATCCGGTCTCCTCCCCGCCGGCCACGCCGCCAGCCACACCGACGGCCACCACCGCGTCTCCCACGGAGTCGAAGCCCGCTTCCACAACGTCACCCAGTGGCGGAGCGGGGACACCTGAGCGCTGCGCGGCCGGCGACCTGAAGCCGCGGCTGGGCTCCGCCGATGTGGGAGCGGGCAACATCCGGTTCGACCTCGAGCTCATCAACGAGGGCGACGCCCCCTGCTCACTGCAGGGCTTCCCCGGCGTCTCACTTCTCCGGGGCGACGGCAGCACGATCGGTGTTCCCGCCACCCGTGAGGGGGCACAGGGCACGCTGGTGAAACTGGCACCCGGCAAGAGTGCGCACGCCACCCTGCACACCCTCAACAAGGGCATCAAAGGCCCGGACTGCTGGCCGGCGCCCACCCTGCTCAAGGTGTTCCCGCCCGGGCTCAAGGACTCGCTCACTCTGCGATCGTCCACGCCGGTCGTCTGCGGTGACACGTTCACCGTGACCGCACTCCGAGCCGAGTAG
- a CDS encoding alpha/beta fold hydrolase: protein MTEYLAVDGGTIAYEVAGSGPLVVLAHGIGDSRAAYRSVIPQLVAAGYRVAAVDLRGCGESSVDWSDWSRTAVAGDLLAVIRHLGGPAVLVGHSFSGGAATIAAAQEPSLITAVVEVAPFTRKQTIRLGDLRVKRFRQGMLRLLGTVVFGSVPRWRSYLDVAYPGAKPADWAERLGRIDSLLREPGRMKALQGMGRNAPTDAGAQLAGVRCPVLVMMGTLDPDWADPHAEGSAIVEALPSGLGRLEMIDGAGHYPHDQLPDQVVSLILPFLRSAAARA from the coding sequence ATGACCGAGTACCTTGCCGTCGATGGCGGGACGATCGCTTACGAGGTGGCGGGGTCCGGCCCGCTGGTCGTGCTCGCGCACGGCATCGGCGACAGCCGCGCCGCCTACCGTTCCGTGATCCCGCAGCTGGTGGCGGCGGGCTACCGGGTCGCCGCGGTCGACCTGCGCGGCTGCGGCGAGTCCAGCGTCGACTGGTCGGACTGGAGCCGTACCGCCGTCGCCGGAGACCTGCTCGCCGTCATCCGCCACCTGGGCGGCCCGGCCGTGCTCGTGGGCCACTCGTTCTCCGGTGGCGCCGCCACCATCGCCGCGGCCCAGGAGCCCTCGCTGATCACCGCGGTCGTCGAGGTGGCACCGTTCACCCGCAAGCAGACGATCCGCCTCGGGGACCTTCGGGTGAAGCGCTTCAGGCAGGGCATGCTGCGGCTGCTCGGCACGGTCGTGTTCGGCAGCGTGCCGCGCTGGCGCTCGTACCTCGACGTCGCCTACCCCGGCGCGAAGCCGGCCGACTGGGCGGAGCGGCTCGGCCGCATCGACTCCCTGCTGCGGGAGCCGGGCCGGATGAAGGCGCTGCAGGGCATGGGCCGCAACGCACCCACCGACGCCGGAGCTCAGCTCGCAGGTGTCCGCTGCCCGGTCCTGGTCATGATGGGCACGCTCGACCCCGACTGGGCCGACCCGCACGCCGAGGGCTCGGCGATCGTCGAGGCGCTGCCGTCCGGCCTCGGCCGGCTCGAGATGATCGACGGGGCCGGGCACTACCCCCACGACCAGTTGCCCGACCAGGTGGTCTCGCTCATCCTCCCCTTCCTCCGATCGGCCGCTGCCCGTGCCTAG
- a CDS encoding TetR/AcrR family transcriptional regulator, with the protein MVAAGAALADEVGFAGLTMGLLAERVGVRTPSLYKHVGGQEDLNRRIAALALNEAADAVGGAVQGYAGRDALAAAARAFRAFVLDHPGRYAATIGVAPSGPDDPLASAGQRLLGAFTAVLRGYEIAEPDVDHALRTLRSLCHGFATLQAANGFQLSTDIDESFEWLIAMADRGLRAM; encoded by the coding sequence GTGGTCGCGGCCGGTGCCGCCCTGGCGGACGAGGTGGGTTTCGCCGGTCTCACGATGGGTCTCCTGGCCGAGCGGGTGGGGGTGCGCACCCCCTCCCTGTACAAGCACGTGGGCGGCCAGGAAGACCTCAACCGGCGCATCGCGGCGCTGGCGTTGAACGAGGCGGCAGATGCCGTCGGCGGCGCGGTCCAGGGGTACGCGGGCCGCGACGCCCTGGCAGCCGCGGCACGCGCCTTCCGTGCCTTCGTCCTGGACCACCCCGGGCGGTATGCCGCGACGATCGGCGTGGCACCGTCCGGCCCGGACGACCCCCTGGCCTCGGCGGGTCAGCGCCTGCTCGGCGCCTTCACGGCGGTCCTGCGCGGCTACGAGATCGCGGAGCCGGACGTGGACCACGCCCTGCGTACGCTCCGCAGTCTCTGCCACGGCTTCGCCACGCTGCAGGCGGCCAACGGCTTCCAGCTGAGCACCGACATCGACGAGAGCTTCGAGTGGCTGATCGCCATGGCCGACCGGGGCCTGCGCGCCATGTGA
- a CDS encoding alkaline phosphatase, translating into MNVRVRSARWGAPVAAAVVAGLATMVLNPTLGASAAAPQSTAKAKTPAARNVIFINGDGMGAAMREAARLHLAGLEGQLAMDRLTASGQLTTTPRDPKAVVTDSAAAATAWATGEKTYNGAISVDVDGNPLATLGQQAKAAGKATGLVTTAQVTDASPAAFFANTADRGKQDEIARQYLDVSKPDVILGGGEDWWLPAGTPGAFQDKPAEDPSEASKGSKGNLIKKAQKAGYSYVNSAKGLSKAKDGKLLGLFSNEEMFQQRPEGQGDVYSPVVDLGTMTSKALTNLDKNKKGFFLMVEEEGTDEFAHSDNGTRVLQSMQQLEKAVAVARAYIATHPDTLLVVTGDHETGGLSVEDVDAADESGDGISAEDGPFSIRGSDRTFTMDWTTSGHTSVDVPVTASGPLSEEFSGKHPNTYVHDVLKQVLAPRR; encoded by the coding sequence GTGAACGTACGTGTTCGTAGTGCGCGCTGGGGAGCGCCCGTCGCCGCGGCCGTCGTGGCCGGCCTCGCGACGATGGTGCTGAACCCGACGCTCGGCGCGTCGGCGGCCGCTCCGCAGTCGACGGCGAAGGCGAAGACCCCCGCGGCCAGGAACGTCATCTTCATCAACGGTGACGGCATGGGCGCCGCGATGCGCGAGGCCGCGAGGCTGCACCTCGCCGGCCTGGAGGGCCAGCTGGCGATGGACCGCCTCACGGCGTCCGGTCAGCTCACCACCACCCCCCGCGATCCGAAGGCGGTCGTGACGGACTCCGCCGCGGCGGCCACCGCGTGGGCCACGGGCGAGAAGACCTACAACGGCGCGATCAGCGTCGATGTCGACGGCAACCCGCTGGCGACCCTCGGCCAGCAGGCCAAGGCGGCCGGCAAGGCCACCGGTCTGGTGACGACCGCGCAGGTCACCGACGCGTCGCCGGCGGCGTTCTTCGCCAACACCGCGGACCGTGGCAAGCAGGACGAGATCGCGCGTCAGTACCTGGACGTCAGCAAGCCCGACGTCATCCTGGGCGGTGGCGAGGACTGGTGGCTGCCCGCTGGTACGCCGGGTGCCTTCCAGGACAAGCCGGCCGAGGACCCGTCCGAGGCGAGCAAGGGCAGCAAGGGCAACCTGATCAAGAAGGCTCAGAAGGCCGGTTACTCCTACGTCAACAGCGCGAAGGGCCTGAGCAAGGCCAAGGACGGCAAGCTCCTCGGGCTGTTCAGCAACGAGGAGATGTTCCAGCAGCGCCCCGAGGGCCAGGGTGACGTCTACAGCCCGGTCGTGGACCTGGGCACGATGACCAGCAAGGCGCTGACCAACCTGGACAAGAACAAGAAGGGCTTCTTCCTCATGGTCGAGGAGGAAGGCACGGACGAGTTCGCCCACTCCGACAACGGAACTCGCGTCCTCCAGTCGATGCAGCAGCTGGAGAAGGCCGTCGCCGTGGCGCGTGCGTACATCGCGACGCACCCCGACACGCTGCTGGTCGTCACCGGTGACCACGAGACCGGCGGTCTCTCGGTCGAGGACGTCGACGCCGCCGACGAGTCCGGCGACGGCATCTCCGCCGAGGACGGTCCGTTCTCGATCCGCGGCAGCGACCGCACGTTCACCATGGACTGGACCACCTCGGGCCACACCAGCGTGGACGTGCCGGTGACGGCGAGCGGCCCGCTCTCCGAGGAGTTCTCGGGCAAGCACCCGAACACGTACGTCCACGACGTGCTCAAGCAGGTACTGGCGCCGCGCCGCTGA
- a CDS encoding S8 family serine peptidase gives MTVSQNRGQAVSVNGVERAPGAKGAVRVTVQGDDTYVYPDSAMPYIAAGKLDKQLFNITQLLAQGYDDARAGGALPLIITHTETVAARRGDTSDHVLRSGAALPGARTTLALPSVNGTAVDAQRSKAADLWSALTAGGARTSNRSAAPTGSAPANSVTPAFASGVDQVWLDGKATATLADTTAQIGAPQAWKAGGTGAGVRVAVLDSGADTTHPDIADRIVESRSFVEGADVTDRNGHGTHTSSTVAGTGAASHGKERGVAPGADLLVGKVLDDTGSGPISGIIAGMEWAARTAHAKVVNMSLGVPAWHTQDDPLSQAVNRLSAETGALFVIAAGNSGNSPHSLGAPGTADAALTVGAVDSSDRLAEFSSTGPRLTDDALKPDLTAPGVDVLAARSQHMNGGGEGYYRPESGTSMAAPHVAGAAALLAQKHPEWTGRRIKDALMSTSVPTPAYSPYQAGTGRLDVAAAYVGDSLIASGSVDAGLARWAPGKQPKPVERKITYTNTTDRPLTLRLSVDGGDSPAGVFTPAAERLTVPARGTAAVGMVADPHGLAPGQYAAQVTARSSAGTVHTAVGLSVESEKYGLTVHLKDRSGAPVSGEVEITGADGRTTVMWAENGTLDSRWAPGSYTIVSVMDVRGNHGPHSLGFAVLTAPEVDLHADRTVELDATRVRQVKVATPQPTAVTAGRLDIYRSFASAVPTPDDNQALHQILLPSPAYDSLWALPTGTKVKRGSFVFTTRIRAKQTPLKITYGGRSLDDTLLVQPGSARFRAGTSQVDAVFAGAGRPSDYAGLSARGRAVVVRGGSTVAPVDQAAAAHDAGAAMVLVVSDGDGRSSDWYGGPDGVAGGQIPVASLTTDEGEDLIKRIRSAGPRGTRLTVEAHPSPEYLYDLADYHHGAVPDDPSAATDPGSLARIDNDFAPPAGLQVTESREDSPPYEYWPAAYPYAGYGMVRVPPFPREPVAPGHRTDWVSAGNGAQWQQYASVDGWSTFTDIVSYRPRSTQSEHWFGPVIRPRMVGFELPRRYGDAMGGMVSGFGDGGSAHSGDSIPMSRSFALHQGDRVLMRSGPRPDFGVTDLAPQKLPYRLVVDTKGDPGFTPYSSTTHTEWRFESGTADAQAVPLVQLDYGTELDPDGRAARTSTFSVKPVVLGSDAARDAVSSVALDVSYDDGATWRPQDLKKDKGTWRAKLHAPAGAGYVSVRVTAGQHNGGGISQTVNRAFGLR, from the coding sequence GTGACGGTCTCTCAGAATCGTGGCCAAGCCGTGTCGGTGAACGGCGTCGAGCGGGCACCGGGCGCCAAGGGGGCGGTACGTGTCACGGTTCAGGGCGACGACACCTATGTGTATCCGGACAGCGCCATGCCCTACATCGCAGCGGGCAAGCTGGACAAGCAACTCTTCAACATCACACAGCTCTTGGCGCAGGGTTACGACGACGCCCGTGCCGGCGGCGCGCTCCCGCTGATCATCACCCACACCGAGACCGTCGCCGCCCGGCGCGGGGACACCTCCGACCACGTACTGCGCTCCGGGGCCGCACTGCCGGGAGCGAGGACCACCCTGGCCCTGCCGTCCGTCAACGGCACAGCCGTCGACGCGCAGCGCTCGAAGGCCGCCGACCTCTGGTCGGCTCTCACCGCCGGTGGAGCGCGGACCTCCAACCGGTCGGCAGCGCCGACGGGTTCAGCCCCGGCGAACTCCGTCACCCCGGCCTTCGCCTCAGGCGTCGACCAGGTGTGGCTGGACGGCAAGGCGACGGCCACCCTGGCCGACACCACGGCGCAGATCGGTGCTCCGCAGGCGTGGAAGGCCGGGGGCACGGGTGCGGGGGTCCGGGTCGCGGTGCTGGACTCCGGGGCGGACACCACCCACCCCGACATCGCCGATCGCATCGTGGAATCCCGCAGCTTCGTCGAGGGCGCGGACGTCACCGACCGGAACGGCCACGGCACTCACACCTCCTCCACCGTTGCGGGAACAGGCGCCGCCTCCCACGGCAAGGAGCGCGGCGTGGCCCCCGGCGCCGACCTGCTCGTGGGCAAGGTGCTCGACGACACGGGATCGGGGCCCATCTCGGGGATCATCGCCGGAATGGAGTGGGCGGCGCGAACGGCCCACGCCAAGGTCGTCAACATGAGCCTGGGAGTCCCGGCCTGGCACACCCAGGATGATCCGCTGAGCCAGGCGGTCAACCGCCTGAGCGCCGAAACGGGCGCCCTCTTCGTCATCGCCGCGGGCAACTCGGGGAACTCCCCTCACAGTCTGGGCGCACCCGGGACCGCGGACGCGGCGCTCACCGTCGGCGCGGTCGACTCGTCGGACCGGCTCGCCGAATTCTCCAGCACCGGACCGCGCCTCACGGACGACGCCCTGAAGCCTGATCTGACGGCCCCCGGAGTGGACGTGCTGGCGGCGCGCTCGCAGCACATGAACGGCGGGGGTGAAGGCTACTACCGGCCGGAGAGCGGCACTTCCATGGCCGCTCCCCATGTTGCCGGGGCCGCGGCACTGCTCGCGCAGAAGCACCCCGAGTGGACCGGTCGGCGTATCAAGGACGCCCTGATGAGCACCAGCGTCCCGACCCCTGCCTACTCCCCGTACCAGGCAGGCACCGGTCGTCTCGACGTCGCCGCCGCCTATGTCGGGGACAGCCTCATCGCCAGCGGATCGGTGGACGCCGGGCTTGCCCGATGGGCACCCGGCAAACAGCCGAAGCCGGTCGAGCGGAAGATCACCTACACCAACACCACCGATCGGCCCCTCACGTTGCGTCTCTCGGTGGACGGCGGTGACTCGCCCGCAGGGGTGTTCACGCCGGCCGCCGAACGTCTGACGGTACCAGCGCGTGGAACGGCGGCGGTCGGTATGGTCGCGGACCCGCACGGACTGGCCCCCGGCCAGTACGCGGCGCAGGTCACGGCCCGCTCCTCGGCCGGCACCGTGCACACGGCCGTGGGTCTGTCCGTCGAATCCGAGAAGTACGGCCTGACCGTCCACCTGAAGGACCGCTCCGGTGCGCCCGTCAGCGGCGAGGTGGAAATCACCGGTGCGGACGGGAGGACGACCGTCATGTGGGCCGAGAACGGTACGCTCGACAGCCGCTGGGCTCCGGGCTCCTACACCATCGTCTCCGTCATGGACGTGCGGGGGAACCATGGGCCGCACTCCCTCGGATTCGCGGTACTGACCGCGCCGGAGGTCGACCTGCACGCGGACCGGACGGTGGAACTGGACGCCACGCGCGTCCGCCAGGTGAAGGTGGCGACACCCCAACCCACCGCGGTGACCGCCGGCAGGCTCGACATCTACCGCTCGTTCGCCTCGGCCGTCCCCACCCCGGACGACAACCAGGCGCTGCACCAGATCCTCCTGCCGTCCCCCGCCTACGACAGCCTGTGGGCTCTTCCGACCGGGACCAAGGTAAAGCGGGGCAGCTTCGTCTTCACCACCCGGATCCGCGCCAAGCAGACGCCGCTGAAGATCACCTACGGCGGTCGCAGCCTCGACGACACGCTGCTGGTCCAGCCTGGATCCGCCCGGTTCCGTGCTGGGACATCGCAGGTCGATGCCGTCTTCGCGGGTGCCGGCAGGCCCTCCGACTACGCGGGGCTGTCCGCCCGCGGCAGGGCCGTGGTGGTCCGTGGCGGCTCCACCGTGGCCCCGGTCGACCAGGCGGCCGCGGCGCACGACGCCGGTGCGGCGATGGTCCTGGTCGTCAGCGACGGTGACGGACGATCGAGCGACTGGTACGGCGGCCCGGACGGCGTGGCCGGCGGACAGATCCCTGTCGCCTCGCTCACCACGGACGAAGGCGAGGACCTGATCAAGCGCATCCGATCCGCGGGACCGCGCGGGACCAGGCTCACCGTCGAGGCACATCCCTCGCCTGAGTACCTGTACGACCTGGCCGACTACCACCACGGGGCGGTGCCCGACGATCCTTCGGCGGCGACCGACCCCGGCAGTCTCGCCCGTATCGACAACGACTTCGCGCCCCCCGCGGGTCTGCAGGTCACGGAGAGCAGGGAGGACAGCCCGCCCTACGAGTACTGGCCGGCCGCCTACCCCTACGCCGGGTACGGCATGGTGCGCGTGCCGCCGTTCCCGAGGGAGCCGGTCGCCCCGGGGCACCGCACCGACTGGGTCTCCGCCGGGAACGGCGCCCAGTGGCAGCAGTACGCCTCCGTCGACGGCTGGTCCACCTTCACCGACATCGTGAGCTACCGGCCGCGCAGCACGCAGAGCGAACACTGGTTCGGTCCCGTCATCCGGCCTCGCATGGTCGGCTTCGAGCTCCCGCGCAGGTACGGCGACGCGATGGGCGGCATGGTGTCGGGCTTCGGTGACGGCGGGTCCGCCCACAGCGGCGACAGCATCCCGATGTCGAGGAGTTTCGCGCTCCACCAGGGCGACCGCGTGCTGATGCGGAGCGGGCCGAGGCCGGACTTCGGGGTCACCGACCTCGCACCGCAGAAGCTGCCCTACCGCCTCGTGGTCGACACGAAGGGAGACCCGGGGTTCACGCCCTACTCCTCCACCACGCACACCGAGTGGCGTTTCGAATCCGGCACCGCCGACGCCCAGGCGGTCCCACTGGTCCAGCTCGACTACGGTACGGAACTGGACCCCGACGGCCGTGCGGCACGCACATCGACCTTCTCCGTCAAGCCGGTCGTGCTCGGCAGTGACGCCGCGAGGGACGCCGTCTCCTCGGTCGCGCTCGACGTGTCCTACGACGACGGGGCGACCTGGCGGCCGCAGGACCTGAAGAAGGACAAGGGCACCTGGCGAGCGAAGCTCCACGCTCCGGCAGGGGCGGGTTACGTGTCCGTCCGGGTCACCGCCGGGCAGCACAACGGTGGCGGCATCAGTCAGACGGTCAACAGGGCCTTCGGACTCAGGTAG
- a CDS encoding S8 family serine peptidase, which translates to MAAATLLSLSVGLPAATSSAADEPPGTARVLPQPPTEREITLITGDRVRLTSGGTYAGLIPAKGREKIPAQIQNMKGHTYVLPTDIAGLVASDRLDLRLFDVTELSRPAYRSVAGDGLPLIVTYNGARPAARARMAGESGSTVRATLDSVNGDALTVGKEGAAGIWRSLTAENGTRRQLVPGVKKVSLDGLVRPSLDISVPQIGAPVAWQAGYDGKGVKIAVLDTGIDTGHPDVGAKVTQVRDFTGSPDALDHYGHGTHVASIVAGSGVQSQGKYRGVAPGAELISGKVLDDKGSGAESEIIVGMEWAVEQGATVVNMSLSGDDTPGVDPLEEAVNRLSDDALFVIAAGNAGPDASSVGSPGSADDALTVGAVDRTEALADFSSRGPGGDTDMLKPDLTAPGVDITAASSAGSLLDTRPGAVHPAPGYLQISGTSMATPHVAGAAAVLAQRHPEWTSRQVKAALVGSVSPGPYRVVEGGGGRVDVAAAIRQTVLTEPVSLNFGTQAWPHEAGEAPITRTVTYRNTGDEDATLDLAVSGTGPGNTPAPAGFFTLGVPRLTVPAGGTASTEVTAHTSAGGSAYGIYDLAVTATGAGAPVRTVGAVTYESPMFDLTLKAVGRDGRSPGLYEWSTWVSDAETGMLVKIVSGDDGNGSVRLPQGDYSITGSLPVERWRGQDWFSAPKLRLRADTTLTFDAREAKPIDVALPDSPTATLTTGAIAVTTTTKGTERSLFLTLGNLELGNRTQQVGPPVPRNELTSYLNEQWNAPGAEYQIAHTRKGSFYTGHTQRVKRSDLAELIVRHGSSIEGAMLRNETFPAKGATTGFTYVSPARGETRAYLQGGYSWRRTSQYASGGWIQNTLTTPFRTYTAGRTYHQDVNIGVFGPTAARGAGLVRDGDVLTGRISPFSDGAGNTGSGRYVPETASTTLYRDGKKYAVAEDVLDSVSFTLPPGKADYRLVTTVGRSEELGGERVSSRISAEYTFTSSRTDRAVTLPARAVRYSPALAADSTAPGEANMAVPVRVEGVPAGAGPVSLRVSVSYDGGVTWAGSTVRKGRITVHNPPAGGSVSFRAEVGDRKGTTTQTIIDAYRTS; encoded by the coding sequence GTGGCAGCCGCCACACTCCTGAGCCTGAGCGTCGGTCTGCCCGCCGCGACCTCCTCGGCAGCGGACGAACCCCCAGGTACCGCACGGGTGTTACCTCAGCCGCCGACGGAGCGGGAGATCACACTGATCACCGGCGACCGGGTCAGACTGACCTCCGGAGGGACGTACGCCGGGCTGATCCCCGCCAAGGGCCGGGAGAAGATCCCCGCCCAGATACAGAACATGAAGGGGCACACCTACGTGCTCCCCACCGACATCGCCGGCCTGGTCGCCTCCGATCGGCTGGACCTGAGGCTCTTCGACGTGACGGAACTGAGCCGTCCCGCCTACCGGAGCGTGGCCGGCGACGGACTGCCGCTCATCGTCACCTACAACGGGGCGCGTCCGGCGGCCCGGGCCCGGATGGCCGGCGAGTCCGGCTCGACGGTGCGGGCCACACTCGACAGTGTCAACGGCGATGCGCTGACCGTGGGGAAGGAGGGCGCGGCCGGCATCTGGCGTTCCCTCACTGCCGAGAACGGCACCCGGCGCCAACTGGTGCCCGGTGTGAAAAAGGTCAGTCTCGACGGCCTGGTGCGCCCCTCCCTGGACATCAGCGTCCCGCAGATCGGCGCACCGGTCGCCTGGCAGGCGGGCTACGACGGCAAGGGCGTCAAGATCGCGGTGCTGGACACCGGCATCGACACCGGACACCCCGACGTGGGCGCCAAGGTGACGCAGGTCCGTGACTTCACCGGCTCTCCCGACGCGCTCGACCACTACGGGCACGGAACGCACGTCGCGTCGATCGTCGCGGGCTCCGGCGTCCAGTCGCAGGGGAAGTACCGCGGGGTGGCGCCCGGAGCAGAACTCATCAGCGGCAAGGTGCTCGACGACAAGGGCTCCGGTGCGGAGTCCGAGATCATCGTCGGCATGGAGTGGGCCGTCGAGCAGGGTGCCACGGTCGTCAACATGTCGCTGAGCGGCGATGACACCCCGGGGGTCGACCCCCTGGAAGAAGCTGTGAACCGCCTGTCCGACGACGCGCTCTTCGTCATCGCAGCGGGCAACGCGGGACCGGACGCGTCCTCCGTCGGCTCACCCGGTTCGGCGGATGACGCCCTCACCGTGGGCGCGGTGGACAGGACGGAAGCGCTGGCCGACTTCTCCTCGCGGGGGCCAGGCGGCGACACCGATATGCTCAAGCCCGACCTGACCGCCCCCGGTGTCGACATCACGGCGGCGAGTTCGGCAGGCAGCCTGCTCGACACGCGCCCCGGGGCCGTCCATCCCGCTCCGGGCTACCTCCAGATCTCCGGCACCTCCATGGCGACCCCGCACGTGGCGGGGGCCGCGGCCGTACTGGCGCAGCGGCACCCGGAGTGGACAAGCCGGCAGGTCAAGGCCGCGCTGGTCGGCTCGGTCTCGCCGGGCCCCTACCGGGTCGTGGAGGGTGGCGGCGGCCGGGTGGACGTGGCCGCCGCGATCCGGCAGACCGTGCTGACCGAACCCGTCTCGCTGAACTTCGGGACCCAGGCCTGGCCGCACGAGGCCGGTGAAGCACCGATCACCAGGACCGTCACGTACCGGAACACCGGCGACGAGGACGCGACGCTCGACCTCGCGGTCTCCGGCACCGGCCCGGGCAATACGCCCGCCCCGGCCGGCTTCTTCACCCTCGGCGTCCCGCGGCTCACCGTCCCCGCCGGTGGCACCGCCTCCACCGAGGTCACCGCCCACACCTCAGCGGGCGGATCTGCGTACGGCATCTACGATCTGGCGGTCACCGCCACCGGTGCCGGAGCCCCGGTCCGCACCGTGGGTGCGGTGACGTACGAGTCCCCGATGTTCGACCTCACCCTGAAGGCCGTCGGCCGCGACGGCCGGAGCCCGGGGTTGTACGAGTGGTCCACCTGGGTGAGCGACGCCGAGACCGGGATGCTCGTCAAGATCGTCAGCGGCGACGACGGCAACGGCAGCGTGAGACTTCCGCAAGGGGACTACTCCATCACCGGCAGCCTGCCGGTTGAGCGTTGGCGCGGACAGGACTGGTTCAGCGCACCGAAACTGCGCCTGCGGGCGGACACCACGCTCACCTTCGACGCACGTGAGGCCAAGCCGATCGACGTCGCACTGCCGGACTCCCCCACGGCCACCCTCACCACGGGTGCGATCGCGGTGACCACCACGACGAAGGGCACGGAGCGGTCGCTCTTCCTGACCCTGGGCAACCTGGAACTGGGCAACCGCACGCAGCAGGTCGGTCCGCCCGTGCCGCGGAATGAGCTGACGTCGTACCTGAACGAGCAGTGGAACGCGCCGGGAGCGGAGTACCAGATCGCGCACACCAGAAAGGGGTCCTTCTACACCGGCCACACCCAGCGGGTGAAGCGCTCCGATCTGGCCGAACTGATCGTCAGGCACGGCTCGTCGATCGAGGGCGCCATGCTGCGCAACGAGACGTTCCCGGCCAAGGGCGCCACGACCGGCTTCACCTACGTGTCGCCCGCGCGGGGTGAGACCAGGGCGTACCTCCAGGGCGGTTACAGCTGGCGGCGGACCTCCCAGTACGCCAGCGGCGGCTGGATCCAGAACACCCTGACCACACCGTTCCGCACGTACACGGCAGGCCGGACCTATCACCAGGACGTCAACATCGGGGTGTTCGGCCCGACGGCCGCGAGGGGCGCCGGCCTCGTCCGTGACGGCGATGTCCTGACGGGCAGGATCAGTCCCTTCTCCGACGGTGCGGGCAACACCGGCAGCGGCAGGTACGTCCCCGAGACCGCGTCCACGACGCTCTACCGCGACGGGAAGAAGTACGCCGTGGCCGAGGACGTCCTGGACTCCGTCAGCTTCACCCTCCCGCCCGGCAAGGCGGACTACCGGCTGGTCACCACCGTCGGCCGGAGCGAGGAGCTGGGCGGCGAGAGGGTGAGCTCCCGGATCAGCGCCGAGTACACCTTCACCTCGTCCCGCACCGACCGCGCCGTCACCCTCCCGGCGCGCGCGGTCCGCTACTCCCCGGCGCTCGCCGCCGATTCGACCGCCCCCGGCGAAGCCAACATGGCGGTTCCGGTCAGGGTCGAGGGTGTTCCGGCGGGCGCCGGGCCCGTCTCCCTCCGCGTGTCCGTCTCGTACGACGGCGGCGTCACCTGGGCCGGCAGCACGGTACGGAAGGGCAGGATCACCGTGCACAACCCGCCGGCGGGGGGCTCTGTCTCCTTCAGGGCGGAGGTCGGGGACCGGAAGGGCACCACGACCCAGACGATCATCGACGCCTACCGCACCAGCTAG